GAATAGGTCAGGAAACCGATTCAAGCGTTCAGTCACAAGATTCATCACTtttattatggttaattttttaaaaatcttaacATGATGCAGCTTAATTTTCATGGTCAGTAATCCATCATAATAATGGGACAAGGTTATTTGAGTTATTAATTTACGTGTTAATTAAATCTCAGAATAAAGCATCAACTTAGTTAAATTTTTTGTTGTAATTAACTACCATTAATTGTTGAGCATCTGTCGATGCATCGTGTGAATTGGAGGTATATTTAACAGTTGTTTTACTTAAAAGACTTTTAATAGGTTTAACATTGAATTCTTTGTCTCATTAGAAAGATTACAGCTTTGACAGATTAtctatattattttttatatgaattaGCTGAAACTTCAAAACTTGTTACTTTTGtgaaaacaatactaagtgaaagaCATTCCAAATATGGGATCCTGTGTAAATATTTCAGGGATGCTAAAATTACTCGGATAATTAACATGATAAAACCGATTTTGGTTTGCTTACAAGAAAGGATAGAAAAAGAGTACTAAATATCTTCAACCATTTTCACAAGTTTTCTGTTCAAGATGAATAAAAATTTCTAAAAAGAAATTGTATTTAGAATTTTCATACCATTTATTGATTGTGATGGTGATGAAGGAATAATTTGTTTAGAATCGTGGTGAAAGATGTAAAAAAAGGAGGATAGAAGGTTTTAGTTGTATTTATAtacaaagaagaaaaagaatccTCTTTTATAAATTGGGCATCAAATAAATCCGTAAGAAATTTAGGGAAacaaattaattgatttaatagTCAGTTCTGACCAAGTTATGGTCCAGCTTTCCTCCCCTTCAACTTAGGTTTAGTTCATTTCCGATTTGATCTGTCTTTATTTTATATGATGGCTACAAATCAATGAATTATTGTGATTTCATTATGTAAGTGAAGTTGTTCTGTTTAGTATCCATAGTGCAATCTAATTGATTGTTCGTTCTAACTATCAGTCAGTTTACCCATTTTTCACCTATTCAGGTATTTATCCCCTATTATTTAGTGTTTTAAtagataatttattaattaacgAAAGTAACCCGTGTTGCcattagaaaaaaattaagACAATTGAGCTAAGAAGATTTTCTTTTCGACAATATCATTTACCGAAGTTGTACACTCATATTAGCCTCACAAAACAAGGACTTTCTAAACACATCTCCAAACACTGTCCTGCGTGACTCTTAAAAGATCTATGTAAAACAATCAACAGTTCAATATGAGAACATCTTGCAAATTTTAGTCACATGGCTCCACCTCATAATTGCTTTAAAATCATCTATACAGTCGGACGATTTAGTTTTAGAGGAGCACTTATTAATAACATGTGCATTTATCTTTTCAAACTTGAGCTCTATGTGGAAAAGTCATAAGTTCAAGTTATCATTGTTCTATGATCCTAAGACCTAATTTTCATGAACTGTAGTTTGGTTGTTAATGCATCGCTCtagtgtttttttattttgaattattcGTTATCTCTTTCAcgtttttaatttattcttcatCTTTTGCAACAATATAATTTTCAAATCACATTTGACTAAAACAAATTTCTTCCATAAATTGTTATGAAAAACAGTTAACAGGTAATTCGATAAGGTTTTTTTTGAATCATCAGTTTTTACTTTTACATTCGTCCTACGTGATATCCAGTAGTCTATTTAGTATGTTGTAATTTGTGTACAAATGTTAAACTACACATATTTTGATTTTGTCTATTCAAGCGTTTATTGTTTGACCTAGTTTCCGTTTTCTCTTTTGCTTATTCTTTCATACTAATAAACACATCACTTTATGTTTTCAAACCTTTGAGCTAGAAAAAATGTTTGAATTTATGGGCAGAAAGTTTATACAATTTGAATAGTCTCAAAGAGGTTATCGATAAGCTTGACTTCTGTTATCGTTGCAttgatgatactttcattattatCGATCAGAACATTGGAAAAGAATAATAAACATTCAGCAATCGAATTTGCATATGAAGAGGAACTGGATAATAAACTATATTTTCTTGACGTTTTATTGAACAGAAAAGAAAGTGTTTCTATCAGTAGAAGTGTGTATAGGAAAAGTTCTTCAGTAAGTCGGTACACGCATTTCTTGAACTTTGTGCACATTCATTATTGGAGAAACCTAGTTAGATGTCTtgcaaatagagctaggaagataTGCTCAAACGATACTATAAACTAGGAACTAGAGCTTATACATAATGTGTTGGTTGGAATGAGTTATCCACAAGTTTATCTGAAGAAACACATGCATGTAACAAACAGGAAAGTAGCAACATCAACTGCTAGTAAGAAGTCTCTCTTCCTGAAGCTGCAATTCGACGGAGATATAGCTGGCGATTtactacgggatagactgactggAGTAGTTAAGAGGACGTTTAATGCAGGTAACCTCGGTCTATCGTTTTCGACTCGATGTATGGTAATTCCTCAACTAAAGGATAAATTACTTGGTCCTGCCACATTTATGTGTATCtacgaattcagctgctcctgtggagaaaacTATATTGGGGGCACAACCAGACAATTGAGCCAACGGGTTAGTGAGCACCTCCCTTTGTGGTAAGGAAAGGATACCGTCAAAACAATATGCAGCTCTGTTCTATCACATCTGATCAATAGCGGTCATGTAGTAGACAGAAATAGATcatataaagttatttatcgtattcctactagttttccttatggggttcgatctcgtttCTTACACATAACAGAAGCTATAGGGATCCGAGCTAACGATCCAAGCCCTTGTATTCATAAAAAATCCATAACACATTTATCTCTCCCATGGCcgtaataaatgattttatttaccattattttccatactctttacTCGTTTATTTTTTTCACATCCTCTCACCTATTTTTTTCCCAAATATATGCTTCAttgtccaattatctgaacatttcttattacataatcttatagtttttatgaatgttatctCAGCAtctatatttttcaaattattgaCCTAATTCCCACTACGAAACATGGAtacaagcctttattattcttatcacagcCAGTACACCTGTCATCATACTATTAGTTTGTACTCTTTAATTATTATGTtaatttatgtaatctattccactgttatcactgAATCATTAACTACCTTGATTGGTTTATTAATTTCGTATATGCGTATAAacattactgtatattagagtaaaacctGATGAGGATATAATCGAAAACCATATTGTCCGCTTATATATGCTATTCTTTGATTGTTTGTAGATATTTTCTACACAAGACTGTTGACTATGGTTGTTCTATAAACTCATAGGTTACGATAAATTTGATGATAATCCTAAAATAATTCTTGTTCTGATATCTATTCAACGTATTAAGCAGGAGAACATCAATAGGATAACTTGCTTAGTAAATATTTTGTCTGTTATCTTGTAAACTTCACACATTCATTAGCTAAAAGACTCAATTAAAGAACTTACAAAAATGGTATTCACATCATAATTGAACTTCTTTGGGAATGGGAAGTGTTTATAAATTAGATCCTGAATGACAATGAATGAACTGTTAAGGTCATGGATATTTCTTTTTGAAGTTAGTTTAGTTTGTTACAACTTTAATTCATTACTGGCCTATTTGAGATTCAAGAGTGTTAGGTTTATGGAAGTCTGGAAACCGATTAGGAAATTAGTGTTTCAGGCGTACACTGTATGGAACACAATAAACTTATGTACTCATGTTGTACGATTTTAATGgcattttaaaaatttcaaattTCACATTCAAAAATAACTTACTGAGACAAGGGATATTGATGAACTTTAATTATTAATTCGGACCGTATTTGACTTCTACAGAATGTGTTGTTAGATGGTCAACAGACTAATGCTTTGTTTTACATTACtaatcgaattattattattattattaataacttaTTACCAGAGACAAATTCACGTACTTGGCTTTGAATACTACTGAACCACCTAAAGTTTCAGGtcaaataatttgaatgatcgtaaCAAATGATGGCGTTTAAAATGTACTGCAGTGCATAATTTTATCGTTTGCAAAAAGCTGATAAGAACTGTTTTATGCAACTTGAATCATCAAAACGAGGCGTTATTAAAGATTCggaattttaaaataatcaaacagTTTCTGTTCGTTCAAGATTGATATATGCAATTAGGTGTGAAAATTGTAGTAACTTTTTGAATTGTGATCTATCTAGAGCACTTCAACTGCAGGAATAAGGTCATTTTCTTTTCCAGAACCTGTTAAACATTCAGACAATTGATAAGACTTCAAGAAAAAGTGAAGTTTGTCACTTATAGTTTTAGATTTAGAATTCGTATTTCATGAAACTTTCCATTGCTTATAGAGATAATAACCGTGTATGACTGACATCTGTTTATCTCCTAACAAAAGTATCCTATGCTCGTAGAGGTTTTATATACAATGAATTCAGTTTTCATCCCGAACATACATCATTCGGAGAGTTTTTAAAAGGCTAggaacactggacaactgtctCACGTCTACATTTCAGAAATGAACATCCAAGACGCCATACGGGATCAAACACATGATCTTTATGTCAGTACCATGTGattaaaataatgatttcaAACCGAAGAGTTTATGTTTTCTAACGTGAGCTCGTAGACTTATATTACTGAGAATCCCAGAATTCTTAGATATTCACTGGTTTTCTAACGGATGAAAGTTACTTTGAAATAAAAGAATGCACTCAACCAGTGGATGTTGCGAGTTAATGAAATCGTATTCGTGATATAATGACAATATAGGTTTTAGTGATTGAATTGAAATTTAGTAGAGATTAGTGActtgattgtttattttgaaactAGTAGATCACACAGATAACGTTTAGGTAGATCATTTGAATCTGACTGCATTTCAGACATTTATTGGAATTTCGTAATCAACGGCAAAAAAAgatgtttaattttattcaaataaatgacATCCTCGATAActgaatactacttatttactgaTGCTataaaaatgaagtgaaattaAGGCGAATTGTTTTACTTTtactaaaaatattcaaaatacaCACTAAAAATACTAATTAGGTTGGTTCTATATGAGAGGTAAGCTAATCTGAAGCTTAATTTATAAATTTCACATAAAAATTGAGTAATTGGATTGAAATAATGGACAATCATCAAAATATCAATGTTTGTGCGAAAATGTAAGGgttaattttctaaattttctCAAGAAGAACTAAAAGGTTCAACCATTTCGAAGGACAATAGACAAAAATAGGTTGATTTGCCTGACTAGCGTGATGAAACAACCATTTAgttcaattttcaatacaattaAAATACTTCTGAGAAAACCAACACTGAACAGTAGATAGAGCAAGTGATCGTCATTCACTTTCTTAAAATTATTGAGATTATTTATTCAACCAAATAGTGCGACTGCATTAGCATGTATGAGACAAAAAGGTTTTTGATCTCTAGTATGAAATGGTTTACCTTCAAGTGGTTTTTGACATGCAGCACAACTAAAACATCTTGCATGATATTGTTTTCCACAAGCTTGAATAAAACGGTCAATCTCTGAAATGGACTGTTTACACTTCGCACATTCAATCTCATGAAATTGTTTCCAATGTTCTTCGCATAATACATGATTATCATCTTCTACATGAAATATATCATCTAATGGTTTTTTACAGTGATAACAAACGAAACAATATGGATGCCATGTTCGATTTATTGCTTTGATAATTTTACCAATAATTGGTAAATTACACTTGGAGCATTTATAAGCAATATATTGTTCAAAATCTTTTTCACAGTATAATTTTCCATTCTGTTCAGCAAAACCATCTTCGCTTAGCGGTTGATGACAATAATCACATGTGAAATGATTTGGACAAAAGCACCTATCATTCGTATCGATAAATGGTCCGTGTATTTGTTgttgacatacatgacatataggattaattttaaaattttttgaACGTAGCACTCCTCTCAGTGAAGAATTATCTGGTTTTGTGTTAGTTCTGATATTAGGCTGTGGTTgattcattgtactatatttagGCAGACTATATAATGATGTATAAGATGGCtttaaacttttattattttgtggTGTGTAAATTGGTGATGTATGATTTATATCTAGTTTTTCAGCCAATATACGATTATGTACTGTAGTTGAGTTGGGACTGTATgatcttattattattccattagGTGAATGAGAGCGAGATATTGTTGGACTAGTACCAATATGAACAATTTTAGATATAACTGTTTGCGGTTTTGGTGGATCTACTGGTTTATGAAGTTCAATACTTAGTGATGTTTGTGTTATAGACATGTTCATTTGATGAAGCGGTGTAGAATAACCagaattattcaaaccattatcATAGACTTCCATTTCCAGATCGTTGCAGCAACGTATAATTGCTTGAATAGCTTGTTGGTGAGTCATTTTATTAGTAGGATCACGACTAATAGATAAAACACGCATTCCAGTACGTAAGCCACTGATATCTGCCAGACTTCCAAGACTCACAGAAGATATAGTAAGTGGTTGGTCAAAATCTCTTCCTCCTCGAATACAGAATCCCCAAGGTGAAGCAGAATCAGGTCTTGAAAGACGTATAAAAAATGACATTATATTAACAAAATCTGCAAATTAATAAAGTTgacaataatcaatattgtGACAAAATTCCCGGCTTTTCTTCCTATTATATTTCCTAACTCAGATGATGAAGTGTGGGTGTGTCTATGTTTCTATTATCCTGCTCTACAAGGTCATTTGTATTTGGACCAAATTTTTGGCTACCAATCGCCTTAATTGGTGACAGTTTCAGTTTCTGTGATTGGTTTAGATATGGCTATTTGCATATACTTTGAAATGAATTTCACTTAATAGTACTACACCATACTTGTTCCTAGATTCAATTACTTTCTCCAAATTTCATCATCTCGTGATTATGAAATAAACAATCATCATTAAAATGAAGTGAAACTTTACACATTTGATGACAACTGTTGGAAAACGTGACAATAGGCAGTAGGTATAGGCACTGGTTGCGAACAGTTACAAGGTAATTACACAATACATATTCATTTGAATCTTCCGGTGTGTTTTGCAATCTGAACCGTTTTCTCAACTAGCCTCCAAGTGTTCAGCCAAGCCGTGCTTTCGATGAACTGAAACTCTTCACTCTGTCGGACAACTGTTGTAACTTCATATCCACCTTCCGCTACACACTACTTACAAACATCCACTACACTGTTTGAAATTTACAACTGGTTAAAACCATTGAAACATGATTATATCGGTAAAATTCTCAACAAGCTTAATTGTAGTTTCATTCAGTAATCTACATAGAGAATCATATTCAAATAGcttgaaaatttatttaaatatgagGAATCGTGCTATGGAAATCTGAAAAAGTGGTAAGCATTAAACTATCTCTTTGAATAAAAGGAGTGTTAAGAATTATTTTCTCAATTTATATATAGAATGTAGAACAGAGTTGACTCAAAATGCTGCAGTAATCAACTACTTTTTGAAGTTATATCACAGACACTAAGGTAATATAAATCTCATTTTAAAAGCTCGCATACTTTCAAGTATTAAAAACGTTATACAGTTTCATCTGGCTTCTTCTAAGATATTCCTTGTTGTCTTTTTAGGTATTCTCAAAGGGACTCAAAGTTCTGTTAAGCACGCATACCAAACTTACCGTATCACAACTTTGTGAGGTACTTTAATTCTCAACTATGAAGTGATATGACGAGATAAATTGACGATATGTAAGTCAAAACGTTTTGCATCAGTTCAATATTAAGTTCTTTTAGAATTAAAAGTGTGAACCTTTGATATGACGGGATGAAAAAGCAAATTACATTTC
Above is a genomic segment from Schistosoma mansoni strain Puerto Rico chromosome 2, complete genome containing:
- a CDS encoding putative lim domain, with the translated sequence MKFGENFVNIMSFFIRLSRPDSASPWGFCIRGGRDFDQPLTISSVSLGSLADISGLRTGMRVLSISRDPTNKMTHQQAIQAIIRCCNDLEMEVYDNGLNNSGYSTPLHQMNMSITQTSLSIELHKPVDPPKPQTVISKIVHIGTSPTISRSHSPNGIIIRSYSPNSTTVHNRILAEKLDINHTSPIYTPQNNKSLKPSYTSLYSLPKYSTMNQPQPNIRTNTKPDNSSLRGVLRSKNFKINPICHVCQQQIHGPFIDTNDRCFCPNHFTCDYCHQPLSEDGFAEQNGKLYCEKDFEQYIAYKCSKCNLPIIGKIIKAINRTWHPYCFVCYHCKKPLDDIFHVEDDNHVLCEEHWKQFHEIECAKCKQSISEIDRFIQACGKQYHARCFSCAACQKPLEGKPFHTRDQKPFCLIHANAVALFG